In one Sphingomonas sanguinis genomic region, the following are encoded:
- a CDS encoding alpha-N-arabinofuranosidase, with translation MKRATKFLFAAAVATLFAGTATAQTTPAGTADTVEVHADRPGPVYNRRLFGQFAEHLGTGIYGGIWVGKGSKIPNVNGYRRDVLDALKAIRVPVIRWPGGCYADEYHWREGVGPQAKRLTKVNTNWGGVTEDNSFGTHEFMNYSEMVGAEAYVSGNVGSASPSEMAEWVEYMTFPSKSTYAEERRKNGRDKPWKLAMFGIGNELWGCGGNMRAEYAADVTRRYSTFLKVPAGEKLMKIASGANSEDYNWTEVMMREASGTFDGIGVHYYTVPGPWEKKGAATGFDEESWARTLSKTLKMEELLTKHSAIMDKYDPNKRVALLVDEWGTWYDVEPGTNPGFLYQQNSLRDAMVTSLNLDIFARHADRVRGANIAQMVNVLQAMMLTDGARMVKTPTYWVFDMYKDYQDATVLPVDVQSRWYNKDQWVMKAVSASAVRDKAGVVHVGLTNVDPNQAATVSVKLDGVTAGQVSGRILTGTAMDAHNTFDAPNQVAPQSFNAATLSGGTLTVQVPAKSVVMLDLR, from the coding sequence ATGAAAAGGGCAACGAAATTCCTGTTCGCGGCGGCGGTCGCCACGCTGTTCGCGGGCACCGCAACGGCACAAACCACGCCCGCCGGTACCGCCGACACGGTCGAAGTGCATGCCGACCGTCCGGGTCCGGTCTATAACCGCCGCCTGTTCGGCCAGTTCGCCGAGCATCTGGGCACCGGCATCTATGGCGGTATCTGGGTCGGCAAGGGCAGCAAGATCCCCAACGTCAACGGCTATCGCCGCGACGTGCTTGACGCGCTGAAGGCGATCCGGGTGCCGGTGATCCGCTGGCCGGGCGGCTGCTATGCGGACGAATATCACTGGCGCGAAGGTGTCGGCCCGCAGGCCAAGCGCCTGACCAAGGTCAACACCAACTGGGGCGGCGTGACCGAGGACAACAGCTTCGGCACGCATGAATTCATGAACTACAGCGAGATGGTCGGCGCCGAGGCCTATGTCTCGGGCAATGTCGGCTCGGCCTCGCCGTCCGAAATGGCCGAGTGGGTCGAATATATGACCTTCCCGTCCAAATCGACCTATGCCGAGGAGCGCCGCAAGAACGGCCGCGACAAGCCCTGGAAGCTGGCGATGTTCGGCATCGGCAACGAATTGTGGGGCTGCGGCGGCAATATGCGCGCCGAATATGCCGCCGACGTCACCCGCCGCTATTCGACCTTCCTAAAGGTGCCCGCGGGCGAAAAGCTGATGAAGATTGCCAGCGGCGCCAACAGCGAGGATTATAACTGGACCGAAGTGATGATGCGCGAGGCGTCGGGCACGTTCGACGGCATCGGCGTCCATTATTACACCGTCCCCGGCCCCTGGGAAAAGAAGGGCGCGGCGACCGGCTTCGACGAGGAAAGCTGGGCGCGCACCCTGTCCAAGACGCTGAAGATGGAAGAGCTGCTGACCAAGCACTCGGCGATCATGGACAAATATGATCCGAACAAGCGGGTCGCGCTGCTCGTCGACGAATGGGGCACCTGGTATGATGTCGAACCCGGCACCAATCCGGGCTTCCTCTATCAGCAGAATTCGCTTCGCGACGCGATGGTGACGAGCCTCAACCTCGACATCTTCGCCCGCCACGCCGACCGCGTGCGCGGCGCCAACATCGCGCAGATGGTCAATGTGCTCCAGGCGATGATGCTGACCGACGGCGCGCGCATGGTGAAGACGCCCACTTACTGGGTGTTCGACATGTACAAGGACTATCAGGACGCGACCGTTCTGCCGGTCGACGTCCAGTCGCGCTGGTACAATAAGGACCAGTGGGTGATGAAGGCGGTCAGCGCCTCGGCCGTGCGTGACAAGGCGGGCGTGGTCCATGTCGGCCTGACCAATGTCGATCCCAACCAAGCGGCGACCGTCAGCGTGAAGCTGGACGGCGTGACCGCTGGCCAGGTGTCGGGTCGTATCCTGACCGGCACCGCGATGGATGCGCACAACACCTTCGACGCGCCCAACCAGGTCGCGCCGCAGTCGTTCAACGCCGCGACGCTGTCGGGCGGCACGCTGACCGTGCAGGTGCCCGCCAAGTCGGTCGTGATGCTGGACCTGCGCTGA
- a CDS encoding glycoside hydrolase family 2 TIM barrel-domain containing protein has translation MKWRLAAGAAVVALTSPALAQNGPQVAPVQVDPSRPDWENPAVNARGTRPASATAFPYESRELALAGDRARSSRYMSLDGDWSFAFSPSVEAAPKGFERPGYDVSKWKTIKVPAMWQAEGYGQPKYNNITYPFPANRPLVPHDDNETGSYRRNFILPEGWRGQDVILQIGAAGSAYRVWVNGQEVGYSEDSKLPTEYDVTRFLKPGRNVVAIRVHRWSDGSYLEDQDFWRVSGIERSVYLRAVPKARIDDLFVHAGLDKNYRDGTLSTELTLPALPQAMTARMTLLDGERAVVTREVALAQGATSAKLDAAVPGVRSWSAETPHLYTLLVELVDANGQVVQATPQRIGFRTVEIKDGQVMVNGRRIVIRGVNRHEHDPETFHVISEASMRRDLELMKRNNFNAIRTSHYPNDPRFLALADEYGFYLMDEANIESHAYMEQGNRNGDQRGKYQIGFDPAWEGAHVSRVMNMVERDKNHPSIIFWSLGNEAGIGPNFEKAAAAIRRRDPARLISYLGWGTLDWSHQPNNYVDIYAPMYDDIEKMVDWAEDPTRTQPMIQCEYAHMQGNSGGNFKDYWDTIYAHRKLQGGFIWDWVDQSMYRYTKDGRRYWGDGGEYGPNPGGDVEFGDGLNQPDRTPNPQLYEVQKVQSPIRFDGYDAKTGRLTVHNRHDFIDLSGFTFDWVVEKNGVAVATGQLPVLTTAAGQVQTVALAPKFAREAGAEYVLTVRAHAKDGTIRAVPANYVVGWEQFALTDAPAMPVAARGQVAVADNADSVTLSANDAELVIDRKTGLVTRYATGGRILAKGGQPNFVRAETDNDTANGTVAQQSPWFTMNGRYQVRRVSIGPDRSVTVDHEMGAGAARFVTRYKMAGDGAVDVDGQFVPLKADLPPPVRIGLWYTMPTTMKTVEWYGRGPHESYVDRKSSAAIGLWRGSIAEQNHDYMRPQDTGNKVDVRWMELSGEGAGLRVRAPRPLMMQALAFPYGDLYRRAPGTWKSTDIVPHGETTLIIDAAQWGVGGDTTWSHVGQPHQQYRTVLAPTRVAFRLEPFGGDGTTPDKAKPARATEVQ, from the coding sequence TTTGGCTCAGAACGGTCCGCAGGTCGCACCGGTACAGGTCGATCCCAGCCGACCCGATTGGGAGAATCCCGCCGTCAATGCGCGCGGCACCCGCCCCGCCAGCGCCACCGCCTTCCCCTATGAAAGCCGCGAACTGGCGCTCGCTGGCGATCGGGCTAGATCGAGTCGTTACATGAGCCTCGACGGCGACTGGTCCTTCGCCTTCTCCCCCTCGGTCGAGGCTGCACCCAAGGGGTTCGAGCGGCCCGGTTACGATGTGTCCAAGTGGAAGACGATAAAGGTCCCCGCGATGTGGCAGGCCGAAGGATATGGTCAGCCCAAATACAACAACATCACCTATCCCTTCCCCGCCAACCGGCCGCTGGTGCCGCATGACGATAACGAGACGGGGTCCTATCGCCGCAACTTCATCCTGCCCGAGGGGTGGCGTGGGCAGGACGTGATCCTTCAGATCGGCGCGGCGGGTTCCGCCTACCGCGTGTGGGTCAACGGGCAGGAGGTCGGTTACTCCGAGGACTCCAAGCTCCCGACCGAATATGACGTCACCCGGTTCCTCAAGCCCGGCCGCAACGTCGTGGCAATCCGCGTCCATCGCTGGTCGGACGGCAGCTATCTGGAGGATCAGGATTTCTGGCGCGTCTCGGGGATCGAGCGGTCGGTATATCTGCGGGCGGTGCCGAAAGCGCGAATCGACGATCTGTTCGTCCATGCCGGGCTCGACAAGAATTACCGCGACGGCACCCTGTCGACCGAGTTGACGCTGCCCGCGCTGCCCCAGGCGATGACCGCGCGCATGACGCTGCTCGACGGCGAGCGGGCGGTGGTGACGCGAGAGGTAGCACTGGCCCAGGGCGCCACCTCGGCCAAGCTGGATGCCGCCGTGCCCGGCGTGCGAAGCTGGTCGGCGGAGACGCCCCATCTCTACACGCTGCTGGTCGAACTGGTCGATGCGAATGGCCAAGTGGTGCAGGCCACGCCGCAGCGGATCGGCTTCCGCACCGTCGAGATCAAGGACGGGCAGGTCATGGTCAATGGCCGCCGCATCGTGATCCGCGGCGTCAACCGGCACGAGCATGACCCCGAGACCTTCCACGTCATCTCCGAAGCGTCGATGCGCCGCGACCTGGAGCTGATGAAGCGCAACAACTTCAACGCCATCCGCACCTCGCACTACCCCAACGACCCGCGTTTCCTGGCGCTGGCGGACGAATATGGCTTCTACCTGATGGACGAGGCCAATATCGAGAGCCACGCCTATATGGAGCAGGGTAACCGCAACGGCGATCAGCGCGGCAAATATCAGATCGGCTTCGACCCCGCCTGGGAGGGCGCACACGTCTCCCGCGTGATGAACATGGTCGAGCGGGACAAGAACCATCCCTCAATCATCTTCTGGTCGCTGGGCAATGAGGCGGGGATCGGCCCGAATTTCGAGAAGGCGGCGGCGGCGATCCGGCGGCGCGATCCGGCACGGCTGATCTCCTATCTCGGCTGGGGGACGCTCGACTGGAGCCATCAGCCGAACAACTATGTCGATATTTACGCGCCCATGTACGACGACATCGAAAAGATGGTCGACTGGGCCGAGGACCCGACCCGGACCCAGCCGATGATCCAGTGCGAATATGCCCATATGCAGGGCAATTCGGGCGGCAATTTCAAGGATTACTGGGACACCATCTACGCGCACCGCAAGCTGCAGGGCGGCTTCATCTGGGATTGGGTCGACCAGTCCATGTATCGCTATACCAAGGACGGTCGACGTTACTGGGGTGACGGCGGCGAGTATGGCCCCAATCCGGGCGGGGATGTCGAGTTCGGCGACGGGTTGAACCAGCCCGACCGGACGCCCAATCCGCAACTGTACGAGGTGCAGAAGGTCCAGTCGCCGATCCGCTTTGACGGTTACGATGCGAAGACCGGACGGCTGACTGTACACAACCGTCATGACTTTATCGATCTGTCGGGCTTCACCTTCGACTGGGTGGTCGAGAAGAACGGCGTCGCGGTGGCGACCGGGCAGCTACCCGTGCTGACGACGGCGGCCGGGCAGGTGCAGACGGTGGCGCTCGCCCCCAAGTTCGCGCGCGAGGCGGGAGCGGAATATGTCCTGACCGTCCGCGCCCATGCCAAGGACGGCACGATCCGCGCGGTGCCGGCAAATTACGTCGTCGGTTGGGAGCAGTTCGCGCTCACCGACGCCCCCGCCATGCCGGTGGCGGCCAGGGGGCAGGTCGCGGTCGCCGATAATGCCGACAGCGTCACCCTGTCGGCGAACGACGCGGAGTTGGTCATCGACCGCAAGACCGGGCTCGTTACGCGTTACGCGACAGGTGGCCGCATACTGGCCAAGGGCGGCCAGCCCAATTTCGTTCGTGCCGAAACCGACAACGACACCGCCAACGGCACCGTCGCCCAGCAATCGCCTTGGTTTACGATGAACGGCCGCTATCAGGTGCGGCGTGTATCGATCGGTCCCGACCGGAGCGTGACCGTCGATCACGAGATGGGGGCGGGCGCGGCGCGCTTCGTCACCCGCTACAAGATGGCAGGCGATGGTGCGGTCGATGTCGACGGGCAGTTCGTACCGCTGAAGGCCGACCTGCCGCCGCCGGTCCGTATCGGGCTGTGGTACACCATGCCCACCACCATGAAGACGGTCGAATGGTATGGTCGGGGACCGCATGAAAGCTATGTCGATCGCAAGAGCTCGGCCGCGATCGGGCTGTGGCGAGGGAGCATCGCCGAGCAGAATCACGATTACATGCGGCCACAGGATACCGGCAACAAGGTCGATGTCCGCTGGATGGAGCTGTCGGGCGAGGGGGCGGGGCTTCGCGTCCGCGCGCCCAGGCCGCTAATGATGCAGGCGCTCGCCTTCCCCTATGGCGACCTGTACCGCCGTGCGCCAGGGACGTGGAAGTCGACCGATATAGTGCCGCATGGCGAGACGACGCTGATCATTGATGCCGCGCAATGGGGTGTCGGCGGCGACACGACCTGGAGCCATGTCGGCCAGCCGCATCAGCAATATCGCACCGTACTCGCGCCGACGCGCGTTGCCTTCCGCCTGGAGCCCTTCGGCGGCGATGGCACCACCCCCGACAAAGCGAAGCCCGCCCGCGCGACGGAGGTGCAATAG